The genomic window GTGAGACAACGGTCGATTTTTTCGTTCAGGGGGATTTTAACTTGTCAGAGAGAATACATAGATGAAAGTGAACGAAAAAGGAAGATGATGATGCCTAATATTAGAGATATTGCCAGTTTGGCAGGTGTTTCCGCAGCAACGGTTTCCCGAGTGTTGAATCATCACCCTTATGTCAGCCAGGAAAAAAGAGAAGCTGTGCTCAAGGTGATGCAAAAGTATAACTATCAAAAAAATATGAATGCTGTTCATTTAAGTACCGGTAAGACTTTTTTAATTGGCGTCGTTTTGCCATTTTTAGATCATCCATATTTTGCGCAATTGGTTAAGGGCATTGCAAACGAGGCATTGAAACATCAATATAAGCTCATTTTATTCCATACCAACTATGAGGCAGATCGAGAGATAGAAGCTTTAAATATGCTGAAAAATAAACAGGTTGATGCACTTATTATTTGTTCGCGTTGCTTAGAGTGGGAATCAATCGAAGAATATACTTCATATGGCATGATTGTTGTTTGTGAGGACATTAAAAAGCCAAAGGTTTCCTCCACCTTTGTCAATCATTATCAAAGCTTTATGATGGCGTTACAGTATCTCTATGAAAAAGGTCACCAGAGAATTGGGTATTGTGTATGGAGAAAGACTGGAACAAATAGTCGTCAAAGGGAAAAAGCCTATCTTGATTTTCATCGACTTCACAATTTGCCTGTACGGCAAAGCTATATCTTGGCCCATAGGTTATATTTTGAAGATGGTGTACAGATCGTGCACGATTTAAGGAAGTTATCCGATCCCCCGACTGCGCTCTTAGTGACTGGTGATCAAATTGCAGCAGGGATTGTGACCTGTTGTAAAAAAGAAAACATCGCCATTCCTGATCAACTGGCGATCATTGGATTTGATAACCAGCCTATCGCCCAAGTCATGGAGATTACAACGATCGAAATCCCTTTAGAAGCGATGGGCAGACAGCTTTTTCTGCAATCGATCGATTCCTACAATTACACGCACCATGAAATGACAACAACGTTTATTCCGAGAAAAACGGTGTAAGCAGTTGCGTGGTCATCACTTTTGAAGATTACAGCGCTTGAATATTCAAAGAGATATTTCATTTTAGCAGAGCCTAGAAGTTAGTAAAGCTGATCAAAAGACATTGACTCATCTTTTCATCAGCTTTCATCGTAAACGAGCTCGGCCGGCTAAGCTAGTCTACTACTCAGAAGAAGAGATTGGAAAAGCGGCTTTAGCCCAGTTGTAGGGAGGGTCTTCTTGTGTTCCATCCTTATAAGTGGAAATGAGTGCCCAGCGATCTTTACCAGATTGGTTCGGTCGGGAAGCATGAAGTAATAAATCGTGAAAAATGATGGCATCACCTTTGGCAACAGGTAGATCAATCACTTTGGTTGGATCTATCTCTTCTTCGTTAAGCCGATTGCCAAAACCTAGCCCGTCAGAAGCATCACCGTTGTGGCGTATATCACCAAGTAAGTGTGAGCCTGGTACAACTCGTAAACACCCATTGTCTAATCGCGCATCATCCAAGGCGACCCAAACGGAATATTTATGGCTCCCTTCCCAATATGGGTAATCCTGGTGCCAAGGAGACCCAAAGTCGGTACCTGCATTTTTAAACACAATTTTAACACTGAGAAAAACAACGTCGTTTCCAATAATCTCTTTCAAGGCAGTTACGAGCTTCGGGTTTGCTGCAAATTTTTTAAATGCAGGACTTGCTACAGCCATCCCAAGATAGACGCCTTCATTGTTGACTTGCTTATCATTCAGCACTTTTACAGCCTCATCTTTAAGAATGTGTACTTCATGCTCGGATAATAAGCTTTTAATGACTACATAACCTTCACGATTAAAATTTTCCTTATATGAATTTGTCATTTCAACTTTCCTTTCTGAATGTCAGTAGGGGTAAGCCCTTTATTGGTTTTTACGATGCGTGAAAAATGATAAGGGGATTTAAAGCCGCAACGGTCAGCAATTTCTTTGACGGTTAATCCAGTCGTCCGTAAAAGTTCAACGCCGCGCTCCATACGATATTTCCAAATATATTGCATGGGGGTCATCCTTGTATTTTGGCGGAATAATCTGACTAAATAACTTACAGAAATACATCCTTTAGAAGCTAGCAGAGATAACGTTAATTCCTCATGATAGCGTTCTTGAATCAGTGTTTGAACTAAGGTAACTGCGGGATGAACAGTCAGCTCTTTTACATCATTTTTACACTCAATGGCGTATTGTTGGAATACGGAAAGAGCGAGGGTATTCAGTACAGCACTACTACCTGGGATATTTTGTCTTTGAATTCCTACAAGCGCATCAAGCAATCGGTTCATTTGCTCTGAAATCAGCCGGTGTTGTGGCAATTGATGCATCATCTCTAAAATCTTAACGTCAATGTCGTATTCAAATACAGTAATCCACCGATGCCATGTTTCTTCCTGTGAGGAGAATGCGATATGCACTTGTTGGTCAGGAAGAAGCAACATCATCTGGCCTGGTTTTAGGTCAATCTGTTTGTGACCAATGGTGGTTAACATTGACCCCGAGTGAAGGAGGAGAATCTGTAATTCGCTTTGATGTCTAGGTCCATAAATACAGCCAGGAATGTTAACGATTGAGCCAGCGTAGCATTCTTTTGCTGCAAATACTGGGTATAGATCACCTTTTTCCATGACCTTGCCTCCAATCTGTAATCCTCTCGTTATTAAACATAGCTCATAAAGCGATTTGAGAAAATGCATCTAAAACGCTTCTTTGTGTCTATAATGCGCATGAACATCGTTACAGTAATATAACTTCATAGAAACTTTAACGTGTATGTCGTGTGAGGAGCAGACCATTTCAAACGATCATGCCCAAAATTCTGTGATGCCTATAATGATATGGGGAAGTAAGTGGATGTAAAAATTAGTTCGTTCAATCCAGTTAGATCTTTGACGAATCATATGAGAAAAACAGGTTCGAAAAGAAGATGTAACAAACAGATAAAAGCATGAGCTCGGAAAAGAACGAGCCCATGCTTCAAAGATATACATAAATCTTTTTACTTTGCTTCACTGATGACGAATTGTTTAACGTCGATGCCTAAGTCCTCCCCTTTGTAGGCAGGGTCAGCTAACGTGATGGTAAGTGGGACAATTTGTTTGGCAGGCAAAGTGAAGCGAAGGCTGTCATCTATTAATGCTTTACCAGTGACTGTCTGCTCTTGATCGCCAATCTGAATACGATAGAGACGGCTTTGCTGAGCATTTCCCTGGAAATCAACGAAAACGTTTGTTGTTTTTTCCGATGCTACATAGGCCGTCAGGCGGACCTTCGTTTGTGTTGTGCTCGTATAGTTGCCTTCATCGCAATAGCTATGACCGTAAGAGATATTCTCTGGCGTGATCGTCCAAGTGTCACCTGCTGAAGCAACCGCATTCGTCG from Litoribacterium kuwaitense includes these protein-coding regions:
- a CDS encoding LacI family DNA-binding transcriptional regulator — encoded protein: MPNIRDIASLAGVSAATVSRVLNHHPYVSQEKREAVLKVMQKYNYQKNMNAVHLSTGKTFLIGVVLPFLDHPYFAQLVKGIANEALKHQYKLILFHTNYEADREIEALNMLKNKQVDALIICSRCLEWESIEEYTSYGMIVVCEDIKKPKVSSTFVNHYQSFMMALQYLYEKGHQRIGYCVWRKTGTNSRQREKAYLDFHRLHNLPVRQSYILAHRLYFEDGVQIVHDLRKLSDPPTALLVTGDQIAAGIVTCCKKENIAIPDQLAIIGFDNQPIAQVMEITTIEIPLEAMGRQLFLQSIDSYNYTHHEMTTTFIPRKTV
- a CDS encoding phytanoyl-CoA dioxygenase family protein; this translates as MTNSYKENFNREGYVVIKSLLSEHEVHILKDEAVKVLNDKQVNNEGVYLGMAVASPAFKKFAANPKLVTALKEIIGNDVVFLSVKIVFKNAGTDFGSPWHQDYPYWEGSHKYSVWVALDDARLDNGCLRVVPGSHLLGDIRHNGDASDGLGFGNRLNEEEIDPTKVIDLPVAKGDAIIFHDLLLHASRPNQSGKDRWALISTYKDGTQEDPPYNWAKAAFPISSSE
- a CDS encoding AraC family transcriptional regulator is translated as MEKGDLYPVFAAKECYAGSIVNIPGCIYGPRHQSELQILLLHSGSMLTTIGHKQIDLKPGQMMLLLPDQQVHIAFSSQEETWHRWITVFEYDIDVKILEMMHQLPQHRLISEQMNRLLDALVGIQRQNIPGSSAVLNTLALSVFQQYAIECKNDVKELTVHPAVTLVQTLIQERYHEELTLSLLASKGCISVSYLVRLFRQNTRMTPMQYIWKYRMERGVELLRTTGLTVKEIADRCGFKSPYHFSRIVKTNKGLTPTDIQKGKLK